In Lycium ferocissimum isolate CSIRO_LF1 chromosome 11, AGI_CSIRO_Lferr_CH_V1, whole genome shotgun sequence, a single genomic region encodes these proteins:
- the LOC132036014 gene encoding ADP-ribosylation factor-like protein 8b — MGLWEALLNWLRSLFFQQEMELSLIGLQNAGKTSLVNVIATGGYSEDMIPTVGFNMRKVTKGNVTIKLWDLGGQPRFRSMWERYCRAVSAIVYVVDVADHDNVSISRSEIHDLLSKPSLSGIPLLVLGNKIDKPGALSKQALTDQMDLKSITDREVCCYMISCKNSTNIDSVIEWLVKHSKSKS; from the exons ATGGGTCTTTGGGAAGCTTTGCTCAATTGGTTACGAAG CCTCTTCTTTCAGCAGGAAATGGAGCTTTCTTTGATAGGGCTGCAGAACGCAGGGAAAACATCACTTGTAAACGTCATTGCT ACTGGTGGATACAGTGAAGACATGATACCAACA GTTGGATTTAACATGCGGAAAGTGACTAAAGGAAATGTGACTATAAAATTATGGGACCTTGGAGGTCAGCCCAGATTCCGCAGCATGTGGGAAAGATACTGTCGTGCAGTTTCTGCTATAGT TTACGTTGTTGATGTTGCTGATCATGATAATGTTAGTATTTCGAGAAGTGAAATCCATGACCTGCTGAGCAAGCCATCATTGAGTGGTATTCCATTGCTGGTATTGGGTAATAAGATTGACAAGCCTGGAGCTCTTTCCAAGCAGGCTTTGACTGATCAGAT GGACTTGAAATCTATAACAGATAGGGAGGTATGTTGCTATATGATATCATGCAAAAATTCAACCAATATTGACTCAGTCATTGAGTGGCTTGTTAAGCACTCAAAATCAAAGAGTTGA
- the LOC132035993 gene encoding uncharacterized protein LOC132035993 isoform X1 has product MRVKNKFGKSIILHCNAGGRLFPLVVGCLLLLHFFSFAHQRNARSWETHLSTSQRTQFHVLEKVEEENIQLPQPRKRSPRASKRTKPKRAATLIDEFLDESSQLRHMFFPDQRTTVDPRKDYGNDTNYYQPGRMWLDTEGNPIQAHGGGVLYDARKKMYYWYGEYKDGPTYHTHKKGAARVDVIGVGCYSSKDLWTWKNEGIVLAAEEKNQTHDLYKSNVLERPKVIHNEKTGKYVMWMHIDDANYTKASVGVAISDLPTGPFHYLYSKRPHGYDSRDMTLFKDDDGVAYLIYSSEHNKDLHIGPLNEEYIDVTQSVKKILIAQHREAPALFKHQGTYYMITSGCTSWSPNEALAHASESIMGPWETIGNPCIGGNKVFRLTTFFAQSTFVVPLSGLPGLFIFMADRWNPADLKDSRYVWLPLIVGRPLDRPPEYNFGFPLWSRVSIYWHKKWRLPYR; this is encoded by the exons ATGAGGGTCAAGAACAAATTCGGGAAATCAATCATTTTACATTGTAATGCAGGGGGGAGATTGTTTCCACTTGTTGTAGGGTGCCTTCTTTTGCTTCATTTTTTCTCCTTTGCTCATCAAAGAAATGCGCGAAGTTGGGAGACACACTTAAGTACAAGCCAGCGCACACAGTTTCATGTACTTGAAAAGGTTGAGGAGGAGAATATACAGCTTCCACAACCCAGGAAGCGGTCCCCACGTGCTTCCAAACGGACAAAACCTAAACGAGCAGCCACCTTGATCGATGAATTCCTTGACGAGTCTTCGCAGCTAAGGCATATGTTTTTCCCTGATCAGAGGACCACTGTGGATCCGAGGAAGGATTACGGGAACGATACCAATTATTACCAGCCAGGAAGAATGTGGTTGGATACAGAGGGAAACCCTATACAAGCTCATGGGGGAGGCGTTCTTTATGATGCGaggaaaaaaatgtattattggtatggagagTATAAAGATGGCCCCACTTACCATACTCACAAAAAAGGAGCAGCAAGG GTTGATGTCATTGGTGTCGGTTGCTATTCATCAAAAGATTTATGGACTTGGAAAAATGAAGGCATTGTTTTAGCAGCCGAAGAAAAAAATCAGACGCATGATTTATACAAATCGAATGTGCTAGAGCGGCCCAAAGTAATTCACAATGAGAAGACAGGTAAATACGTAATGTGGATGCATATAGACGATGCGAACTATACCAAAGCTTCTGTGGGTGTTGCCATTAGTGACTTGCCCACTGGCCCCTTTCATTATTTGTATAGCAAACGGCCTCATGGATATGATAGCAGAGACATGACACTATTCAAAGACGATGATGGTGTAGCATATTTGATTTACTCATCGGAACACAACAAAGACCTTCATATTGGTCCACTTAACGAAGAATATATAGATGTGACGCAGAGCGTGAAAAAGATTCTTATCGCACAACACAGGGAAGCACCTGCTCTATTTAAACATCAGGGGACATATTACATGATCACATCCGGCTGCACTAGTTGGTCTCCAAACGAAGCCCTTGCTCATGCATCCGAATCAATTATGGGGCCATGGGAGACTATTGGAAACCCATGCATAGGCGGGAACAAAGTTTTTCGACTAACTACTTTCTTTGCTCAGAGTACATTTGTGGTTCCTTTGTCCGGGCTACCTGGTCTCTTTATTTTTATGGCGGATAGGTGGAATCCGGCTGACTTGAAGGATTCTAGGTATGTGTGGCTACCGTTAATAGTTGGCAGGCCTTTAGACCGTCCGCCAGAGTACAATTTCGGGTTCCCTTTGTGGTCTAGAGTGTCTATATATTGGCATAAGAAATGGAGACTTCCTTATAGGTAG
- the LOC132035993 gene encoding uncharacterized protein LOC132035993 isoform X2 — translation MSRDFVQSTSRLCSGGRLFPLVVGCLLLLHFFSFAHQRNARSWETHLSTSQRTQFHVLEKVEEENIQLPQPRKRSPRASKRTKPKRAATLIDEFLDESSQLRHMFFPDQRTTVDPRKDYGNDTNYYQPGRMWLDTEGNPIQAHGGGVLYDARKKMYYWYGEYKDGPTYHTHKKGAARVDVIGVGCYSSKDLWTWKNEGIVLAAEEKNQTHDLYKSNVLERPKVIHNEKTGKYVMWMHIDDANYTKASVGVAISDLPTGPFHYLYSKRPHGYDSRDMTLFKDDDGVAYLIYSSEHNKDLHIGPLNEEYIDVTQSVKKILIAQHREAPALFKHQGTYYMITSGCTSWSPNEALAHASESIMGPWETIGNPCIGGNKVFRLTTFFAQSTFVVPLSGLPGLFIFMADRWNPADLKDSRYVWLPLIVGRPLDRPPEYNFGFPLWSRVSIYWHKKWRLPYR, via the exons ATGTCGAGAGATTTTGTTCAATCCACTTCAAGGCTGTGTTCTG GGGGGAGATTGTTTCCACTTGTTGTAGGGTGCCTTCTTTTGCTTCATTTTTTCTCCTTTGCTCATCAAAGAAATGCGCGAAGTTGGGAGACACACTTAAGTACAAGCCAGCGCACACAGTTTCATGTACTTGAAAAGGTTGAGGAGGAGAATATACAGCTTCCACAACCCAGGAAGCGGTCCCCACGTGCTTCCAAACGGACAAAACCTAAACGAGCAGCCACCTTGATCGATGAATTCCTTGACGAGTCTTCGCAGCTAAGGCATATGTTTTTCCCTGATCAGAGGACCACTGTGGATCCGAGGAAGGATTACGGGAACGATACCAATTATTACCAGCCAGGAAGAATGTGGTTGGATACAGAGGGAAACCCTATACAAGCTCATGGGGGAGGCGTTCTTTATGATGCGaggaaaaaaatgtattattggtatggagagTATAAAGATGGCCCCACTTACCATACTCACAAAAAAGGAGCAGCAAGG GTTGATGTCATTGGTGTCGGTTGCTATTCATCAAAAGATTTATGGACTTGGAAAAATGAAGGCATTGTTTTAGCAGCCGAAGAAAAAAATCAGACGCATGATTTATACAAATCGAATGTGCTAGAGCGGCCCAAAGTAATTCACAATGAGAAGACAGGTAAATACGTAATGTGGATGCATATAGACGATGCGAACTATACCAAAGCTTCTGTGGGTGTTGCCATTAGTGACTTGCCCACTGGCCCCTTTCATTATTTGTATAGCAAACGGCCTCATGGATATGATAGCAGAGACATGACACTATTCAAAGACGATGATGGTGTAGCATATTTGATTTACTCATCGGAACACAACAAAGACCTTCATATTGGTCCACTTAACGAAGAATATATAGATGTGACGCAGAGCGTGAAAAAGATTCTTATCGCACAACACAGGGAAGCACCTGCTCTATTTAAACATCAGGGGACATATTACATGATCACATCCGGCTGCACTAGTTGGTCTCCAAACGAAGCCCTTGCTCATGCATCCGAATCAATTATGGGGCCATGGGAGACTATTGGAAACCCATGCATAGGCGGGAACAAAGTTTTTCGACTAACTACTTTCTTTGCTCAGAGTACATTTGTGGTTCCTTTGTCCGGGCTACCTGGTCTCTTTATTTTTATGGCGGATAGGTGGAATCCGGCTGACTTGAAGGATTCTAGGTATGTGTGGCTACCGTTAATAGTTGGCAGGCCTTTAGACCGTCCGCCAGAGTACAATTTCGGGTTCCCTTTGTGGTCTAGAGTGTCTATATATTGGCATAAGAAATGGAGACTTCCTTATAGGTAG